The nucleotide sequence GGCGGCGACGCGGGCGACGGCGGCGATCGCGCTGGTGAAGAAGTCGAGGCCGTCCACGCCGCTGCGCATCGCGGCGGCGGTGTCCGGGCCGAAGCCGGGCTCGGTGGCGTGCTCGGGGTGCGGCATCAGGCCCACGACGTTGCCGGCCTCGTTCGTCAGGCCGGCGATGTCGCGCAGCGAGCCGTTCGGGTTGACGCCGGCGTAGCGGAAGGCCACGAGGCCCTCGCCCTCGATGCGGTCGAGCGTCTCTTCATCGGCGATGTAGCCGCCGTCCGCGTTCTTCAGCGGGATGATGATCTCCTGGCCGGTGCGGAAGGCGTTGGTCCAGGCGGTGTCGGCGTTCTCGACCGTGAGCTTCTGGTCGCGGCGCACGAAATGCTGGTGGTTGTTGCGGATCAGGCCGCCGGGCAGCAGGTGCGCCTCGACGAGCATCTGGAAGCCGTTGCAGATGCCGAGGACGGGCATGCCCTTCGCGGCGGCGTCCTTGACCTCGGCCATGATCG is from Microbacterium sp. BLY and encodes:
- the purQ gene encoding phosphoribosylformylglycinamidine synthase subunit PurQ: MTVRIGVVTFPGSLDDVDAQRAVRIAGAEPVALWHGSHDLEGVDALVLPGGFSYGDYLRAGAIAALSPIMAEVKDAAAKGMPVLGICNGFQMLVEAHLLPGGLIRNNHQHFVRRDQKLTVENADTAWTNAFRTGQEIIIPLKNADGGYIADEETLDRIEGEGLVAFRYAGVNPNGSLRDIAGLTNEAGNVVGLMPHPEHATEPGFGPDTAAAMRSGVDGLDFFTSAIAAVARVAA